The following is a genomic window from Acinonyx jubatus isolate Ajub_Pintada_27869175 unplaced genomic scaffold, VMU_Ajub_asm_v1.0 scaffold_69, whole genome shotgun sequence.
AGGAAGGCCCAGGACGACACTGAGGAAGAGACTGCCATGTCAAGCAGGAGGCAGAGAACGAACAAGTAAAGGCGATTCTTACAAGATGGTGAAGGTGCCGTTGTAGGTGTCGGGCTCTGGCACGGGCACTCTGCGGAGCCTCTGCTGTAGGCTGAGACCAACACACGACAGTGTCTCATCTTTGCAGGTACAGCGCTCACATAGTTTGAGGTTTGTGGTGGCATTCTGTTCTGGTTGCCAAGTTAAAGTTGTGTATGCCTTTTCTGAGGTATAGTTTACAAAATGCACCACAGAATGTTGAGTTGTTGGAGGAAAACCTGTCTCAAATGACTCTGGTTGCTGACTTACAGGAATTTCTAGGTCCATAGGTGGAACCGTGACTTCAGTCAGGTTTCGATGTTGACTCTGAACCTGTTCTGGATGTGCAAGTGTCACCTCAAGGTCCTTTGGGGGAGGAGTTGTAGTCTTCTTCAGGGTTGTCGAATGTTCAGCCTCTGCAATAGGTTCTGGAGTTACAGTAAGCTCCACATGACGAAATGGGATGATGGGTGATGCTGGATGCGGACCTTGATCCTTACTTGGAGTTGGAACTGTCACTTCCTGCTCGAATGGATATTGAACTACAACCTCCTTAGGTGGCTCTGGAGGCTGAGTTGGGGTGTCTCGCGTGGTTGGAGAAGGTTCAGTCTCCACACTGGATCCTGCGGTTACAGTAAGTTCCAGGTCCATAGGTGGAACTGTGACTTCAGTCAGGTTTGGATGCTGACTCTGAACCTGCTCTGGATGTGCAAACGTCACCTCCAGGTCCTTTGGAGGAGGAGCTGTAGTCTCCTTCATGGGTGTAGAATGTTCAGCCTCTGTAGTAGGTCCTGGAGTTATGGTAAGCCCCAAGTCCACATGATGAGCTGTGACACTGGGCAATGTTGGTTGCTGACCTTGATCCTTACTTGGAGTAGGAACTGTCACTTCCTGTTGGGATGGATACGGAACAACCTCCTTAggtggctctggaggctgggTTGGGGTCTCTTGCATGGTTAGAGCAGGTTCAGTGTCTGTAGTGGATTCTGGAGTTATGGGAAGCCCTGGGTCCAAAGGTTTAACTGTGACTTTAGTTAAGGTTGGATGCTGAATGTGCTCTGAATGTGGAAATGTCACCTCAAGGTCCTCTGGAGGAGTGTTAGTCTGCTGCAGGGCTGAGGGATGTTTAACATCCGTAGTGGGTTCTGGAGTTACAGTAAGCACCAAGTCCAAAGGCTGAACTCTTACATTCGGCAACCACAGACGCTGAGCTTGATCCTGATCTGGTGTTGGAACTGCTGCCTCTTGATATACTGGAGCTTGAGCTACAAGTTCCTTAGGCGGCTCTGGAGGCTGGTCTGGGGTCTGTTGAGTTTTGGCCTTATTCAAGGGTGAAGGCTGAACCTGAACCTGCTCTAGATGTGCAAATGTTACCTCAAGGTCCTCTGGAGGAGCTGTAGTTTTCTTCAGGGCTGTAGAAGCTTTAACCTCCATAGTGGGTTCTGGAGTTATGGTAAGCTCTAGGTCCAAAGGCTGAACTGTTACCTTAGGTGACAATGGATGACGAGCTTGATCCAGACCTGGAGTTGGAACTGTCACCTCCCGAAACAGTGGAGGCTGAACTACAACCTCCTTAGGTGGCCCCGAAGGGTGACCTGGGATCTCTTGCGTGGTTGAAGTTTCAACCTCTGTAGCGGGTTCTGGAGTTATGGTCAGTTCCGGGTCTAAAGGCTGAACTCTGGCTTCAGTCAAATTTGGATGCTGAGCCTGGACCTGCTCTGGATGTGGAGGTGTCACCTCAGTGTCCTCTGGAGGAGCTATAGTCTGCTGCATGATTGTAGAATGCTCAGCCTCCACAGTAGGTTCTGGAGTTACAGTAAGCTCCAGGTCAGCAGGCTGAACAGTAACATTGGGCAAGTTTGGATGCTGAGCTTGCTCTTGTCCTAGCGGTGGAACTGTCACCTCATTATGGACTGGAGGTTGTGCTACAACCTCCTCAGGTGGCTCTGGAGGCTGAACGGGGGCCTCCTGCTGGGCTGGAGGAGTTTCTGCCTCCTTAGAGGGCTCGGGAGGTTGAGTTGGAGCCTGCTGCAGAATTGGAGATGGTTCTACCTTCTCAGGGGCCTCTGAAGGCTGAGCTTGTACCTCCTGTTGTGTTAGAGAAGGTTCTATCTCCTTAAGTGGCTCGAGAGGTAGAGATAGGGTTTCCTGCTGGACTGGAGATGGTGCCACCTTCTCAGGAGGCTCTGAAGGCTGAGCTAGGACCTCTTGTTGGCCTGGAGAAGACTCATCTTCAGGGGACTCTGGAGACTGGGAAAGACGCTTGGACTGAGCTGGAGAAAATTCAACTTGCTCAGGGGGAGATTGAGCAGGGACATCCTGCTGCACTGGAAGAGGTTTAACCTCCTTAGTTGCCTGGGGACTTATGAAAACCCTCAGATCCACAGGTTTAACTGTGATATTAGGCGACACTGGATGCTGAGCTTCACCTGGACCTGGAGGTGAGAATGTCACCTCATGCTGTACTGGAGACTGAGCTACAACATCTGTAGAGGACCCTGGAGGCTGAGCTGGATGCTCATACTGAACTGGAAAAGACTCGACCCCCTCATTGGGCTTTGGTTGCTGAGCTGGGACCTCTTGCTGGATTGGAGAAGGTTCTATACTTGCAACAGGCACTTGAGGCAGAGCTGAGCTCTCCTGCTGGCTTGGAGAAAGGTCAATTTCCTCAGGAAGATCTTCAGGCATAGTGGAGACTCCCTGCTGGATTGGAGAAGGCTCAACATTTTCAGGGGCAGCTGGATGCTGATGTGGGACCTCCTGCTGGATTGGAGAAGGTTCCAACTGCTCAGGGGACACTCCAGACTGAGCTGAGGCCTCTTCTCGGAGTGGAGAAGCTTCAACCTCATTAGTGGATTCTGAGGTCATGGTAACTGAAGGATCCACAGGTTTAACAGTGACATTAGGCAACAGCAGGAGCTGAGCTTGATTCTGACCTTGAGGAAAAACTGTTACCTCTGGATGTTCTGGAGAGTGAGCTGGGGCCTCCTGTTGGGTTGGAGAAGGTTCACCAGAAGGCTCTGGATGTTGAGCTGTGGCTTCCTGTTGAGTGGCAGAACGGT
Proteins encoded in this region:
- the LOC106989801 gene encoding leucine-rich repeat-containing protein 37A3, which encodes LPEAQEEGEPSPLQEEGQGQHPQASEGSEPPTTQEESPAQHPHTPEEVEPSSTQQEAPAQYPQASEEGEPFPTQPETPTQYPEPLEGTEPSPAQSEATTQHPNPLGEVKPATYQEAPSQHPQTSEEINRSATQQEATAQHPEPSGEPSPTQQEAPAHSPEHPEVTVFPQGQNQAQLLLLPNVTVKPVDPSVTMTSESTNEVEASPLREEASAQSGVSPEQLEPSPIQQEVPHQHPAAPENVEPSPIQQGVSTMPEDLPEEIDLSPSQQESSALPQVPVASIEPSPIQQEVPAQQPKPNEGVESFPVQYEHPAQPPGSSTDVVAQSPVQHEVTFSPPGPGEAQHPVSPNITVKPVDLRVFISPQATKEVKPLPVQQDVPAQSPPEQVEFSPAQSKRLSQSPESPEDESSPGQQEVLAQPSEPPEKVAPSPVQQETLSLPLEPLKEIEPSLTQQEVQAQPSEAPEKVEPSPILQQAPTQPPEPSKEAETPPAQQEAPVQPPEPPEEVVAQPPVHNEVTVPPLGQEQAQHPNLPNVTVQPADLELTVTPEPTVEAEHSTIMQQTIAPPEDTEVTPPHPEQVQAQHPNLTEARVQPLDPELTITPEPATEVETSTTQEIPGHPSGPPKEVVVQPPLFREVTVPTPGLDQARHPLSPKVTVQPLDLELTITPEPTMEVKASTALKKTTAPPEDLEVTFAHLEQVQVQPSPLNKAKTQQTPDQPPEPPKELVAQAPVYQEAAVPTPDQDQAQRLWLPNVRVQPLDLVLTVTPEPTTDVKHPSALQQTNTPPEDLEVTFPHSEHIQHPTLTKVTVKPLDPGLPITPESTTDTEPALTMQETPTQPPEPPKEVVPYPSQQEVTVPTPSKDQGQQPTLPSVTAHHVDLGLTITPGPTTEAEHSTPMKETTAPPPKDLEVTFAHPEQVQSQHPNLTEVTVPPMDLELTVTAGSSVETEPSPTTRDTPTQPPEPPKEVVVQYPFEQEVTVPTPSKDQGPHPASPIIPFRHVELTVTPEPIAEAEHSTTLKKTTTPPPKDLEVTLAHPEQVQSQHRNLTEVTVPPMDLEIPVSQQPESFETGFPPTTQHSVVHFVNYTSEKAYTTLTWQPEQNATTNLKLCERCTCKDETLSCVGLSLQQRLRRVPVPEPDTYNGTFTILNFQGNSISYIDENVWKGYRWAEKLILRENYLSELRKDTFEGLLSLQYLDLSCNQIQSIERRTFESLPFLQFINLGCNLLTELSFGTFQAWHGMQFLHKLIISRNPLSAVEDSYLFKLPALKYLDMGSTQVSLTTVESILMMTLELETLILPSRMACCLCQFKNTIEVVCKTVKLHCDSACLTNGTRCDQEVYLRNAEGSFMKVLKARKKSTSTELTIEPEKASSDIDRVSLSAFMNEQLDFNNESDVISALNYILPYFSEGNLEDVESTLLPFIKFLFSNGQEGDKPVGYSMNDTGDPSLQPGSNNSTYKNKLRKLYFLENLLDAEIQEKIDEVKKKEKTAMLIHSSLLGPKFKRQIFPKKLETAQPQEKSVDEVESVGKKFLRVNKVIRGPKGIRKRHFKELRRQNIQRKQNAQPSVENMAKERRLRRPSPGELHVAHRPSNLVGSSFDTEPSFAEEHKAAVSSFMKQYLLDRPSATPAPKSPPDVKKKSKDFMYSIFLLEDANARVRNMKAFGPASHPRKTHRFHKSRSRVVHRTPKAKLSRKSRKESSLSTRQLLAKRPPSSAVRSLVNSPSREDFSSPGELSPQKNPFPELFAPSGTYRENTTAENTTAQNVADENISTGNTTVPAQTLPEFTNRKNLSTANSVTADNSTPTVKQTNDTQWEYHNAGTGLPPKATGFTVSKLSSSGDLFEIQLNQQLRSLIPNNHVRSLISHVIRTLKMDCSETHMQLACAKLISRTGLLMKLLSEQQEVKVSKAEWDTDQWKNENYINESTEVQSEQRGQESRELTKEVPGYGYNNKLILAISVTVVVMILITVFCLIEVRTTIHSDSQTIFLLYNR